In Numida meleagris isolate 19003 breed g44 Domestic line chromosome 23, NumMel1.0, whole genome shotgun sequence, the following proteins share a genomic window:
- the TMPRSS13 gene encoding transmembrane protease serine 13 isoform X5 has protein sequence MFRAPCMSQRRLALIFCVSVLIVLIVALILLFMFWRSQTGIVYKEPAETCKDNPVRCDGVVDCSQRSDELGCVRFSSDQSLLHVYSSAESQWLPVCSSAWDESFSRKTCRQLGFQNASQTEYIPLHISGKSLTVTDERDTIQQSLNSSQCLTGKFVSLRCTSKRAVQQGVRTRAACGQRISGRIIGGKETSVSKWPWQVSVQYGPVHICGGTIIDAQWVLTAAHCFFMNSMKILDDWKVYGGVSDLKQPMEGIPVSQVIINSNYSDDHDDYDIALMKLSRPLTLSAQVRPACLPMHGQRFQTGRSCFITGFGKTRENEALQKVCEKQQLAPSHSGGPRLALPDGSSCLADNTSPKLREAEVKLIDYKICNSDKVYEGYLTPRMMCAGYLQGGKDACQGDSGGPLVCEDNGRWYVAGVTSWGTGCGQKNKPGVYTRVTKLLSWIYSKMESENN, from the exons ATGTTCAGAGCTCCCTGCATGAGCCAGCGGCGGCTCGCGCTCATCTTCTGCGTCTCCGTCCTCATCGTCCTGATCGTCGCCCTCATCCTGCTGT TTATGTTCTGGCGGTCGCAGACCGGCATCGTATACAAAGAACCCGCCGAGACCTGCAAGGACAACCCCGTGCGCTGTGACGGCGTGGTGGACTGCTCCCAGAGGAGCGACGAGCTGGGCTGCG TGCGGTTCAGCTCCGACCAGTCCTTGCTCCACGTCTACTCCAGCGCCGAGAGCCAGTGGCTGCCGGTGTGCAGCAGCGCCTGGGACGAGTCCTTCTCTAGAAAGACCTGCCGGCAGCTGGGCTTCCAGAA cGCATCGCAGACGGAGTACATCCCCCTGCACATCTCCGGCAAGAGCCTCACAGTGACGGATGAGCGGGACACCATCCAGCAGAGCCTCAACAG ctcccagtgtTTGACGGGGAAATTCGTCTCCCTGCGATGTACAAGTAAGCGGGCTGTCCAGCAAGGCGTGCGGACAAGGGCAG cctgtgggcagaGGATTTCGGGCCGAATCATCGGAGGGAAGGAAACCTCGGTGAGCAAATGGCCCTGGCAGGTCAGCGTGCAGTACGGGCCCGTCCACATCTGCGGCGGCACCATCATCGACGCGCAGTGGGTGCTCACGGCCGCACACTGCTTCTTCAT GAACAGCATGAAGATCCTCGACGACTGGAAGGTGTACGGCGGGGTGTCGGACCTCAAGCAGCCCATGGAGGGCATCCCCGTCTCCCAGGTCATCATCAACTCCAACTACAGCGATGACCACGATGACTACGACATTGCTCTTATGAAGCTCTCCCGGCCGCTGACGCTCTCAG CTCAGGTTCGCCCAGCCTGCCTCCCCATGCACGGCCAGCGGTTCCAGACCGGCAGGTCCTGCTTCATCACCGGCTTTGGGAAGACCAGGGAGAATGAAG ctctgcagaaggtgtgcgagaagcagcagcttgctCCCTCCCACAGCGGGGGGCCGAGGCTGGCCCTGCCCGACGGCTCCTCCTGCCTTGCAGATAACACCTCCCCAAAGCTGCGGGAGGCTGAGGTCAAACTCATCGACTACAAGATCTGCAACAGCGACAAGGTGTACGAGGGCTACCTGACCCCGCGCATGATGTGCGCCGGGTACCTGCAGGGGGGGAAGGATGCTTGCCAG GGGGACAGTGGGGGGCCCCTGGTGTGCGAGGACAACGGCCGCTGGTATGTGGCTGGTGTGACGAGCTGGGGGACAGGATGCGGCCAGAAGAACAAGCCTGGGGTTTACACACGGGTGACAAAACTCCTCAGCTGGATCTACAGCAAAATGGAG AGCGAGAACAACTGA
- the FXYD2 gene encoding sodium/potassium-transporting ATPase subunit gamma isoform X1, translating into MYHQVRWLALWHSCDGSVSPWGARCSRAPCAASPEARGSCILQTHPVSTWHPLRAQLPGSGSHRVFSFPEQAPEQGLDRFTYDYETVRNGGLIFAVVAFVVGLLIILSQRFHCGGKKKRRQGNEEDL; encoded by the exons ATGTACCATCAGGTGAGGTGGCTCGCGCTGTGGCACAGCTGCGATGGCAGTGTCAGCCCATGGGGTGCTCGGTGCTCCAGGGCCCCGTGTGCAGCTTCACCCGAAGCTCGAGGCTCGTGCATCCTGCAAACGCATCCTGTGAGCACGTG GCACCCACTACGAGCCCAGCTCCCAGGCTCAGGCTCCCACCgggttttctcttttccagagcAAGCGCCCGAGCAGGGCCTGGACAGGTTCACCTACG ACTATGAGACCGTCCGCAATGGGGGGCTGATCTTCGCCGTCGTGGCTTTTGTGGTCGGGCTCCTCATCATCCTCA GCCAGCGGTTCCACTGTggagggaagaagaagaggag ACAAGGAAACGAGGAGGACCTGTAG
- the FXYD2 gene encoding sodium/potassium-transporting ATPase subunit gamma isoform X2 — protein sequence MRFASQLLCFPLGAHSQCQTPARQHADTMGDEQAPEQGLDRFTYDYETVRNGGLIFAVVAFVVGLLIILSQRFHCGGKKKRRQGNEEDL from the exons ATGAGGTTCGCCTCCCAATTACTGTGCTTTCCCCTGGGTGCCCACTCCCAGTGCCAGACACCCGCTAGACAGCACGCCGACACGATGGGGGACG agcAAGCGCCCGAGCAGGGCCTGGACAGGTTCACCTACG ACTATGAGACCGTCCGCAATGGGGGGCTGATCTTCGCCGTCGTGGCTTTTGTGGTCGGGCTCCTCATCATCCTCA GCCAGCGGTTCCACTGTggagggaagaagaagaggag ACAAGGAAACGAGGAGGACCTGTAG
- the LOC110387601 gene encoding uncharacterized protein LOC110387601 isoform X1, whose protein sequence is MGRAASRKCSRCRAGPPVAAGSPGNTPSQPGAGLPAAASRVARVSRPCFNFSSLLVCGESCFCQEFSLWQGGSLRALRGAVSWELCTELCALFAFREVGVILGCQRASELCSCRARQYGDIPCLVSLLAAWQHWHEAGGPMLGAQLSPCSEQSPGFVQAMEAALIFLFSLLVSVAAADGTQEKEEDPFNYDYQSLRIGGLVFAVVLFTVGILLILSRRCRCSFHQKPRAPGDEEAQGENLITSNATGAQKAEN, encoded by the exons ATGgggagagctgccagcagaaagTGCAGCCGCTGCAGAGCGGGGCCACCTGTTGCAGCCGGCTCGCCAGGAAACACCCCGTCCCAGCCGGGCGCGGGGCTGCCTGCCGCTGCCTCTCGTGTTGCTCGTGTTTCACGTCCGTGTTTTAATTTTAGCTCCCTTCTCGTTTGTGGAGAGTCATGCTTTTGTCAGGAGTTCAGTCTTTGGCAGGGAGGAAGTCTGCGTGCGCTCCGTGGTGCggtgagctgggagctgtgcacgGAGCTGTGCGCTCTGTTTGCCTTTCGGGAAGTTGGAGTAATTCTGGGCTGTCAAAGAGCCTCCGAGCTCTGCAGCTGTCGTGCACGCCAGTATGGGGACATCCCGTGCCTGGTGTCTCTCCTCGCAGCCTGGCAGCACTGGCACGAGGCAGGAGGACCAATGCTCGGTGCCCAGCTGTCCCCGTGCAGTGAGCAGAGCCCGGGGTTTGTCCAAG CCATGGAGGCGGCGCTGATCTTCCTGTTCTCCCTGCTGGTGTCGGTGGCCGCGGCGGATG GCACccaagagaaggaggaagaccCCTTTAACTATG ATTACCAAAGCCTGCGGATCGGTGGGCTGGTGTTTGCCGTGGTCCTGTTCACTGTCGGCATCCTCCTCATACTCA GCAGGAGGTGCAGGTGCAGTTTTCACCAGAAGCCCAG AGCTCCGGGGGATGAAGAGGCTCAGGGTGAGAACCTGATCACCTCGAATG CAACGGGAGCgcagaaagcagagaactgA
- the LOC110387601 gene encoding FXYD domain-containing ion transport regulator 6-like isoform X2, translated as MEAALIFLFSLLVSVAAADGTQEKEEDPFNYDYQSLRIGGLVFAVVLFTVGILLILSRRCRCSFHQKPRAPGDEEAQGENLITSNATGAQKAEN; from the exons ATGGAGGCGGCGCTGATCTTCCTGTTCTCCCTGCTGGTGTCGGTGGCCGCGGCGGATG GCACccaagagaaggaggaagaccCCTTTAACTATG ATTACCAAAGCCTGCGGATCGGTGGGCTGGTGTTTGCCGTGGTCCTGTTCACTGTCGGCATCCTCCTCATACTCA GCAGGAGGTGCAGGTGCAGTTTTCACCAGAAGCCCAG AGCTCCGGGGGATGAAGAGGCTCAGGGTGAGAACCTGATCACCTCGAATG CAACGGGAGCgcagaaagcagagaactgA